Part of the Gemmatimonadota bacterium genome, CTTCCGCGTTGCCTTCCGCCGGCACGCGGGACGTCAGACCCCACCGTCCCGCCGTCGACAGGTCGAAGGGATTCCGGCGTTCCCGTCCCCGGCGGGACTCCCGGTGACGCGACGGCACCAGCAGGGCCCGGAGGCCCGCAAAACTGTCGGAGGTCACCATCCCCGCCGATACCAACTCCGCCACGGCTTCCTCGGTGTGGGTGCGAAGGAGGCCGGACTGCGCGGTGATGTCGTCGAAAAACACCGCGCCCTGCCGGGTCATCAGGTCCAGTACCGTCTTAGCGTAGGTGGAAAGCGGAAGTTCCTCGTCGCCGGCCGCGCCGCTCAGGGACATCCACAGCGATCGGTTCATGCGGTCCACGATGGCGATGGGCGTCGACCGGATCGGACCGGCCGTCTTTCCGTTCTCACCGTTCGACCGGTGGGGACGAAGCCGTCCCCAGGCGTACTTGCCGGAAAGGCACAGACTGTCGAGCCAGGCGTAGTCGTAGTCAGTGACGCGGGACGGCAGGATCTCGCTCTCCCAGGCCGCGGCCGGCGCCTCCACGCCTTCCAGCATGCGGAGCACGGCGGCCACGGCGTCGGCCCCCTTGAGCCGGGTGTCGGGCGCCAGGTGATGCCAGGTAAAGAGGAACTGCATGAAGTCGGCGGGTGAAACGGGCTGGATCTCCCGGCGCAGTTTGGTGATCGTGAAGCGGTGGATCCTCGCCAGCAGCCGGCGCTCGCACCATTCCAGCGCGCCCGCGTCCGGTGAAAACTGTCCCCTGAAGACGAACCCCTCGCTCTCCAGGGCAATCAGCGCCTGATCGACCTTGCCGACCGGCAGGTCGATGGACCCGGCCAGGCCGGCCGCCGTGACCGGACCCAGCGTCTCCAGCCTCCCCCGAATCAGTTCCACCAGGGCGTACTCTTCCAGGGCGTACTCTTCCGTGGCGGATGCGTCGGCCAGCCCGGCCTGCCTGGCCGTGGCCTGAAAACCTTTTTCCAGGTTGCCTCTCACGTCGTCCGGGATTTCCTCCGCCGGTTCGAACCGCCCCTGCGGATGCAACCGCTCGAAATGGATGCGCCGTTCCAGGGGCGTCCACAGGCGCTTCCCGCCCTCCGTCACGAGCGTGGCGGCCCGGCGGTCGCCTTCCAGAACGGCGTAGTACTCCGTCCAGCTCCCGAACTGATCGCCCTTTCGCCCCTCCTCTTCCGTGACATACCCCGCGAGCACCAGGGCGTCGTGGAGTTCGTCCGGACTGCGCACTTCGGGCCAGGCATCGCTTCGCACGGTGTCGATGGCTTCGGGGTCCAGGCGGCCCAGGTCGCCCGCGACCGCGGGGTCGAGCCAGCGGCGGTTCCGGACGGCGTTCGTCCGCCGCTCCTCGAGGGGCGCGTCGTCCAGGAAGGCATAGGGACGGGCGTTGAGGATCTCCTCGGCCATGGGCGAGGGCTCGCGGAGGTCCCTGGCGTGCACGTTCATGTCTCCGGACTTCATCGTCTTCAGGACAGTCTCCAGGGTCTCGACGTCCATGGCCTCGTGCAGGCAGTCCTCGATCGTCTGGCTGACCAGGGGATGGTCCGGCACCTCCCGGTCGCCCGCGATGTTCTCCAGGCACGCGATCTGGTCGGGGAACACCTGGGCGATCAGGTCCTCGGCCACGGACCGCTGAATCTGCGGCGGCACCCGGTCTCCGCCCCTGCGGCGCAGCACGGCCAGGGCGGTCGACGCGTTCCAGCGCCAGCGCACTTCGAACATGGGCGCGTCGAGGAGGGCCTGGACCAGGACCTCCCGGACCGTCTTGGCGTTCAGGTAGCTGAAGACGTCGTCCAGGGGGAAGCTGTGGGTGGCGCCTAGGGACAGGATGATGGAATCCTCGTTCGCCGCGGCCTGCAGCTCGAAGTTGAAGGTCCGGCAGAAACGCTTGCGCAGGGCCAGCCCCCAGGCCCGGTTGACCCGGCTGCCAAAGGGGCTGTGGAGCACCAGGTGCATGTCGCCGGCCTCATCGAAGAACCGTTCCGCCACCAGGTCCTTCTGGGAGGGGATGACGCCGAGGGCCGCCTTGGTCGCGCCCAGGTATTCCGCGATCTGCGTCGCCGCCACGTGGGAGACGCCCGCGGACGTCATCAGCCAGTCCTCGGCCTCCCGTTTCCATTCCGGATCGAGCTTCCCCTGACTATCGCGTCCGGGCGTCGGCCCAACCTCTTCACCGCCATCCTTTGGCGGCCCCGTCTCTTCGCTGCCATCCTTCGGTGGACCGAACCCCACGTCCATCCTGCTCGCGACCTCTTCCCTCAGCCGCGACAGCGAAGCGGAGAGTTCGACCGTCCTCCCCGGCGCCTCGCCGAACCAGAAGGGCATGGTGGGCGGCAGGCCCTGGGCGTCCTCGACCCGGATCTTGCCCTTCTCCACGCGCAGGATCCGCCACGAGTTGTTCCCCAGCTGCACGATGTCCCCGGCCGTGCTCTCGATGGCGAAGTCCTCGTTCAGCGTGCCGATGAAGGTCTCCGTGGGCTCCATGATCACGTCGTAGTCGAACTGGTCGGGAATCGTCCCGCCCGACATCAGCGCGTTGATCCGGGCCCCCTTGCGGCCCCTGACCGCACCGTTCATGAGGTCCCGCTGGATGTAGGCGTGCTTGCGGCCCCGGCGCGGGGTATAGCCCTCGGCCAGCATGGACACGACGCCGTCGAATTCCTCCCGGGTCAGATCGCGATAGGGGTAGGCCCGCCGAACGAGATGATAGAGGTCGTCCTCCTGGAAATCGCAATTGGCCACCTCGGCGATGATCTGCTGGGCGAGCACGTCGAGCGGCTGTTCGGGGATGATGATCCTGTCCAGTTCGCCCCGCCGCACCGAGTCCATGATCGCGGCCGCCTCCACCAGTTCGTCGCGCGTCAGCGGGAACAGGCGCCCCTTCGGCGTACCCGTGATCGTGTGGCCCGACCGGCCCGCCCGCTGAATCAGCGTGGCAATGGCCTTTGGGGAGCCGATCTGACAGACGAGATCGACGGAACCGATGTCGATCCCCAGTTCCAGGGAGGCCGTGGCCACGAGGGCCTTCAACGCGCCGGCCTTCAGCCGCTGCTCGGCGTCGTGGCGGTGCTCCTTCGACATGCTGCCGTGGTGGGAGGTGACGTGCTCGGTGCCGAGCCGTTCGCTGAGGTGACGCGCCAGCCGCTCCGACATGCTCCGCGTCGTGACGAAGATCAGCGTAGTCTCGTGCCGGAGAATGAGTTCCTCGAGGCGTTCGTACACCTCCTCCCACACTTCGTTCGACATGACGGCGCCGAGCGGTGAGCGGGGGACTTCGATCTTGAGTTCGAGTTTTCGCCGATGCCCGGTGTTGAGGATCTTGCAACCCTTCCCCTTATCGTAGGCGGCGCCGGTGAGAAAGTGGGCGATCCGGTCGATGGGTTTCTGCGTGGCGGAGATGCCGATACGTGTGAGCGGGCTGCTGGTAAGCCGTTCCAGGCGCTCCACCGAAAGGGCCAGGTGCGAGCCCCGCTTGTTGCCCACCAGCGCGTGGATCTCGTCGATGATGAGCGTGTGCACGTTGGGCAGAATCCGGCGCCCCCCCGCGCTCGTGAGCAGCAGGTACAGGCTCTCCGGCGTCGTCACCAGGATGTGGGGCGGATGCTTTGTCATGGCCGCCCGTTCGCTCGTGGGCGTGTCGCCCGTGCGTACAGCCACGCGGATGGGCACGTCCGGCCAGCCGCGCTCCTTGAGTATCGTCTTGATGCCCTTGAGCGGGACCTGCAGGTTGGCGTGGATGTCGTTGCTGAGGGCTTTCAGAGGCGACACGTAGACGATCTGGGTGCCCTCCTCCAGCGTACCGTACTGCCCCTGGCGGACCAGGTCGTCGATGGAGGACAGGAAGGCCGCCAGCGTCTTGCCGGAACCCGTGGGCGCCGCGATCAGGGTGTTCTGCCGCTGCTTGATGACGGGCCAGGCCCGCTTCTGGATAGCGGAGGGCTCGTCGAACTGTCTGTCGAACCAGGCGGCAACGGCAGGATGGAAGAGGTCGTTGGTCATGGGTTCTGCTGTAAGAATTGGTGGTGCTGATTGAACTGCAGAATCAGGGACTCAATATCTATCTCACCATATTCCATTATATTAAATGCCAAGGCAACAATCATTATAGAATCGAAACTACACTACATGTCCTGTAGTTTACGTGACCGGCGACGATGACTAGTAGGCTATTGCGTAGATCAGCAGGCCGGTCCCCAGTACAAGCGCGATCAATCCCCTGTTCCTTGTTGTGAGCCCGATCCGCTCCACCGTTCTGCCGCCGGCCCACACGAGCACGCCCGATACGAACAGGTATATTCCAGCGGCGATCAATAACGCGCTCATGAATCTGCCCTGCTTTGAAGTCTGGTGCCCGGGGAAACGTCAGGTCAGCAAGAAAGTCCCGAAGGTGGAGATAATCACGCCCACGACCATGGCGATCTTGCCGCGCCTGGGGGTGGACAGGCCGATTCGTTCCATGTTGTTGCCGCCGGCCATGGCGAGCAGTCCCGTGATGAAGAGAAACATGCCCACAAGCATCAATGGGAAAATGAAGACTGCATCCAGTACATCACTCATACCGGGAGCCTCCTTTTTAACCGAGCGGTTAATACCCAGTTCGATTTCTGCGCTACCACCCCGGTGAATCACGCCTCGTACAGCACCGGACAATACGCGGGATCGTCCAGGTGCTGCACGTAGTAGTCGTTGCGGCCCTCCACCGGCCGGGTGTTCTCGGTCCGCAGAT contains:
- a CDS encoding DEAD/DEAH box helicase is translated as MTNDLFHPAVAAWFDRQFDEPSAIQKRAWPVIKQRQNTLIAAPTGSGKTLAAFLSSIDDLVRQGQYGTLEEGTQIVYVSPLKALSNDIHANLQVPLKGIKTILKERGWPDVPIRVAVRTGDTPTSERAAMTKHPPHILVTTPESLYLLLTSAGGRRILPNVHTLIIDEIHALVGNKRGSHLALSVERLERLTSSPLTRIGISATQKPIDRIAHFLTGAAYDKGKGCKILNTGHRRKLELKIEVPRSPLGAVMSNEVWEEVYERLEELILRHETTLIFVTTRSMSERLARHLSERLGTEHVTSHHGSMSKEHRHDAEQRLKAGALKALVATASLELGIDIGSVDLVCQIGSPKAIATLIQRAGRSGHTITGTPKGRLFPLTRDELVEAAAIMDSVRRGELDRIIIPEQPLDVLAQQIIAEVANCDFQEDDLYHLVRRAYPYRDLTREEFDGVVSMLAEGYTPRRGRKHAYIQRDLMNGAVRGRKGARINALMSGGTIPDQFDYDVIMEPTETFIGTLNEDFAIESTAGDIVQLGNNSWRILRVEKGKIRVEDAQGLPPTMPFWFGEAPGRTVELSASLSRLREEVASRMDVGFGPPKDGSEETGPPKDGGEEVGPTPGRDSQGKLDPEWKREAEDWLMTSAGVSHVAATQIAEYLGATKAALGVIPSQKDLVAERFFDEAGDMHLVLHSPFGSRVNRAWGLALRKRFCRTFNFELQAAANEDSIILSLGATHSFPLDDVFSYLNAKTVREVLVQALLDAPMFEVRWRWNASTALAVLRRRGGDRVPPQIQRSVAEDLIAQVFPDQIACLENIAGDREVPDHPLVSQTIEDCLHEAMDVETLETVLKTMKSGDMNVHARDLREPSPMAEEILNARPYAFLDDAPLEERRTNAVRNRRWLDPAVAGDLGRLDPEAIDTVRSDAWPEVRSPDELHDALVLAGYVTEEEGRKGDQFGSWTEYYAVLEGDRRAATLVTEGGKRLWTPLERRIHFERLHPQGRFEPAEEIPDDVRGNLEKGFQATARQAGLADASATEEYALEEYALVELIRGRLETLGPVTAAGLAGSIDLPVGKVDQALIALESEGFVFRGQFSPDAGALEWCERRLLARIHRFTITKLRREIQPVSPADFMQFLFTWHHLAPDTRLKGADAVAAVLRMLEGVEAPAAAWESEILPSRVTDYDYAWLDSLCLSGKYAWGRLRPHRSNGENGKTAGPIRSTPIAIVDRMNRSLWMSLSGAAGDEELPLSTYAKTVLDLMTRQGAVFFDDITAQSGLLRTHTEEAVAELVSAGMVTSDSFAGLRALLVPSRHRESRRGRERRNPFDLSTAGRWGLTSRVPAEGNAEEDLEAYARVALARYGVVFRRLTERENASPPWRDLVRVLRRMEARGEIRGGRFVNGVWGEQYALGEAVTLLRSIRRKEKQGTLVAISAADPLNLVGIITPGRRVPGITSNRILYRDGEPILIMEGGEIRETSPVAAEEQWALRQELVKRDFPPKLKAYLSGRRTREKAGAQKS